ACGGCCACGGCATTTCCTTCCAGCAAATCGAAAATTCCCCGGACGGCCTCGTATTCAAGGAATTGTGGAGAAAGACCTCCCCTCACCCGACAATGAAGGTTGCTTTTCACACATTCAACATGTATAAAGGCGTCATGGTTGTAGACTGCCGTGGCTACCGTTACAGGGTGGCCGCCGGCATCATCAATTTCTTTAGACGTCCGTTCGTAAAGGGGTAGCCCCCTCTTTTACGGCATCATGATATCGTTGCGGAGTACGGAGCGCACCATTTTCGCAGCCCCCACCGCCCTCTTTTTCCATTCAAGGTCGGCAGCATCAGTCGTAAGCTCATAGTGGCTTTCGCCTCCAGCAGCGGCACGGTAAACATCTTCGTTTTCAAGCCCGCCAGTCAGCACATAATCCCTAAAGCCAAGGTAGTAGGCGTTCTGCGAGAAAAACACTGAAGGCTGTTCTGCAGGGCGTTCCTGGGCAAGCAAGTCGTATCCCCAGAAATGGTTGGGTTCGCGCACCTGCGAGAGGTCAAAAATCGTGGGGCCCAAATCCAGCTGCGAGGCGACATCTTCGCGAACGGTAAGTCCGCTAAAGAGTGCCGTATCCGCCGAGAAGATTCCAAGAAAGATTTGCGAAGCCGAAAGTCCAAGCGGCTGCGGAACCAGGTAATCCACCGAATCCACGGGCGTATCATGATCTCCCAGAATAAATACCACCGTATTTTCGAAATCGGGGCGAGCAGAAAGGGCATCAAAGAAGCGTCCAAGCTGCTTGTCCGTATAACGAAGCGCATTACGGAAACGCACCATGGCATCGTCCGGCTTATCGGTAAAAGCGTTTGGATAACCGTAGAACGGAATATGCGTAGAAATGGTATTGAACGAAAGTTCCCAGGGCTTATCCGTGGGCATTTTTTCAAGAAGTTCCACAGCCAAGTCAACACCCAAACTGTCGTCTGTATCGTCCACGACATCTTCAGCAATCAGGTGCCAATTCTTATTGAAAAATCTTTCAATAAACGGAAGCGTATGGTCAAAAATCGGATTCGAGACCGTCGCATACGCGCGTTGATAACCGGTCAAGAATTCGGGCCAGCCCTTGAACTTATTTGCGGCATAAAAGCTCGGAACGTCGCGGTTCGGGTGTGAGGGGAAACCCATATAGGTAGCCATCGTGCCACGCACCGTCGGATATCCGCCGCTAAAGGCGTGCCTAAACCAAAGTCCACCGCCTAAAGAATTCCCTGCAGAATCCTTGGCATAGTAGCCACCGCTTGCAAGTTTCCAGATATTCGGAGCCAAAGCGGTATCACCCGAAAGCATCTTGTTAAAGATACGTCCCTTGAACGATTCGCCCATGATGAACACGATGTTGTAGGGCTTTTTGGCCCTGTATTCATGCGTCGGAGCGCTACGGTACATCGGATGTTCCAATGCATTTTCACGACTTTCGACAAAATCCTTCGATAAGAAGGTATCCAAATCGCCCACCAGTTCATCGGTGATCTTAGCGTTGTCATGAATGAATTCGAAAGTTTCGACCGCCGCGATATGCAGAATCGGCGCCGTAAGCGTATGTTTTCCCAAAGTGAAGCGCCACTCGATTTTTGTATGAATCAGCGGAATTTCGCCCCAGCCGCGGGCCCCCGAAAGGAACAGCACCAAAGGCGTAAGCGACAAAGCCATGCCGACAGCGAACATGGTCCAGGGGATTTTTTTGGACGAGGGTTTCCAGGATCCGTTGCGGTTATCGAGGACTTTTGAACGGCGATGCGCACGCAACCGAAGCGTATAGGCAACTACAAATGCGATAGCCCCTACAAAGCAGAGAACGACCATCGATACCCAGAGAACCGTCCCGAGCAGATCGCCCCCCAACGTCGAAACCGTGGTGGCATCGGTTATGTTCGAAATATGGAAATACGTGCGCAGGAAAGAAAAGGAAAGACGCTGGTGCGAAAAACGAAAAACGTCATAATCCACAATCGCCACGAAAAAGTACAGTGCGTAGAAAATGGCGAGTCCGCGCGGAGCACGTGCAAAGCCAAAGAGCCCCGCCATGGCAAGTATGGCACCGAACGCCATAAAGACCTGCCAAATCGTCTTTCCCTCGAACATTTCGGTAAGCGAAAGTCCAAGCGGATCGGGCAAACTGTAGAAAAACACCAACAGCACACTCTGCACCAGCAGGGCGACAAGCGCCAGCGCAAGATAGGGATTCTTCAGAAAACGCACAACTACTCCTTCAATACAAAAACTAACGGACAGCGCGATTGTCCTTTCCAATAA
The genomic region above belongs to uncultured Fibrobacter sp. and contains:
- a CDS encoding sulfatase-like hydrolase/transferase; translation: MRFLKNPYLALALVALLVQSVLLVFFYSLPDPLGLSLTEMFEGKTIWQVFMAFGAILAMAGLFGFARAPRGLAIFYALYFFVAIVDYDVFRFSHQRLSFSFLRTYFHISNITDATTVSTLGGDLLGTVLWVSMVVLCFVGAIAFVVAYTLRLRAHRRSKVLDNRNGSWKPSSKKIPWTMFAVGMALSLTPLVLFLSGARGWGEIPLIHTKIEWRFTLGKHTLTAPILHIAAVETFEFIHDNAKITDELVGDLDTFLSKDFVESRENALEHPMYRSAPTHEYRAKKPYNIVFIMGESFKGRIFNKMLSGDTALAPNIWKLASGGYYAKDSAGNSLGGGLWFRHAFSGGYPTVRGTMATYMGFPSHPNRDVPSFYAANKFKGWPEFLTGYQRAYATVSNPIFDHTLPFIERFFNKNWHLIAEDVVDDTDDSLGVDLAVELLEKMPTDKPWELSFNTISTHIPFYGYPNAFTDKPDDAMVRFRNALRYTDKQLGRFFDALSARPDFENTVVFILGDHDTPVDSVDYLVPQPLGLSASQIFLGIFSADTALFSGLTVREDVASQLDLGPTIFDLSQVREPNHFWGYDLLAQERPAEQPSVFFSQNAYYLGFRDYVLTGGLENEDVYRAAAGGESHYELTTDAADLEWKKRAVGAAKMVRSVLRNDIMMP